A region from the Lolium perenne isolate Kyuss_39 chromosome 4, Kyuss_2.0, whole genome shotgun sequence genome encodes:
- the LOC127295763 gene encoding uncharacterized protein isoform X1, translating into MCLLIGTWLILHRRNSGVQCAISRFLTPISGELLRWGLIFSCDSQWSAQPTPLRLLQNNAISGTIPATIGRLGMLKTLDMSDNHLTGSIPSSVGDLKNLNYLKLNNNSLSGAFCKNFQNITLMSCHCRMKMSCRCRMKMSCRCRMKKSWRCRMKTTCRCRMKTTCCRRMKERGELEAGELE; encoded by the exons ATGTGCTT GCTTATCGGTACTTGGTTAATACTCCATCGCCGCAATTCAGGAGTACAATGTGCCATCTCCCGGTTCCTCACGCCCATCTCCGGTGAGCTTTTGCGGTGGGGACTAATCTTCTCGTGTGATTCGCAGTGGTCTGCCCAGCCAACGCCTCTCCG GCTGTTGCAGAACAACGCGATTTCTGGCACTATTCCTGCCACCATAGGCAGGCTGGGGATGCTAAAGACACTTGACATGTCAGACAATCATCTTACTGGGAGCATCCCGAGTTCAGTTGGGGATCTCAAGAACCTCAACTATCT GAAACTGAACAACAACAGCTTATCTGGAGCTTTCTGCAAGAACTTTCAG AATATAACCTTGATGAGCTGCCACTGCCGGATGAAGATGAGCTGCCGCTGCCGGATGAAGATGAGCTGCCGCTGCCGGATGAAGAAGAGCTGGCGCTGCCGGATGAAGACGACCTGCCGCTGCCGGATGAAGACGACCTGCTGCCGCCGGATGAAGGAGCGTGGCGAACTGGAGGCTGGCGAGCTTGAATAA